TTTTCGTTATTTTTTGATTAACCGAACACGTACAATATTATCACTGTCTTCAAATTGCTTTACCAAAGCTTCAATTTTAGAAAAATCATCTTCATCCAAATCTAATAATGTATAGGCAAAATTACCTTTTGAACGATTGATGATATTATCAATATTAATACCCAAATCTGAAACAGCTGTTGATATTTTCGCTACAATATTAGGAACATTTTTATTGATTAATGTGATTCGGTAAGGCGCAGTTTGTATTTGATGAACGTTTGGAAAATTAACAGCATTGGTAATTTCACCAGTTTCTAAAAAGCGTTTGATTGTTTGAGTTGCCATAATAGCACAATTCAATTCCGCTTCTTGGGTTGAACCTCCAACATGTGGAAATACAGTAACGTGGTCTTTATTGAGCAAATCTTCTGTCCCAAAATCAGTGATGTAACGTTTGACAACATCAGTCTCTATAGCATCAAATAATGCCGTGTTGTCAACTAATTCAGCACGCGCAAAATTAATGATGGTTGTTCCTTTAGTCATATCTTTAAAAGCATCCTTATTAAAGATTTCTTTTATATCGTCTGTTAAAGTAACGTGAATTGTAATGTAATCACATGACTCAAAGATTGTCTTTATATCCGCAACACGTTTGACATGACTTGAAATATTCCAAGCTGTTTCAATTGAGACATATGGATCATAGCCATACACTTTCATACCTAGTCGATAAGCATCATTAGCAATACGTGCGCCGATAGCTCCAAGTCCAATAACACCAAGTGTTTTTCCACTTATTTTATTACCTGCAAACTGTTTTTTTCCAGCTTCAATTTGTTTTGGAATGTCTTGACCAGACAATTGATTTGTCCATTGATTTGCAGAAATGTAATCTCTTGCCGAGAGTAAAATAGCAGCTAAAACAGCTTCTTTAACGGCATTTGCATTCGCCCCGGGTGTATTAAAAACGACAATCCCTTGCTCAGTTGCAGACGCAATTGGAATATTATTGGTTCCTGCACCTGCTCTAGCAATTGCTTTTAATGCAGGTGGGAAAGTAACATCATGTAAATTTTGACTGCGTATAATATAAGCATCGGGATTTTCAGCTAAAGAGCCATCAATTTGAAAATGATTTCCTAATTCTTTTAAGCCAACTTGATTAATATTGTTATAAGTTTTTACGCTAAATACCATTTTTCATAACTGTTATATCATATAACAGTACCTTTCATATCCTTTTTTAGTAAGTATTTTCAGGGACTTCTTGATAAGTAGCATTTTCAAATGATTGCTTTTGTTTTTGATAAGCAAGACGGACACCAGATAAAGGTACTTTACCACAATACACAAAACCAAGTTTTGATAATAATGTTTGCATCCCTTTGTTAAGTTCATGTGTATCACATCTAAAATCA
This Streptococcus urinalis 2285-97 DNA region includes the following protein-coding sequences:
- a CDS encoding 3-phosphoglycerate dehydrogenase family protein, encoding MVFSVKTYNNINQVGLKELGNHFQIDGSLAENPDAYIIRSQNLHDVTFPPALKAIARAGAGTNNIPIASATEQGIVVFNTPGANANAVKEAVLAAILLSARDYISANQWTNQLSGQDIPKQIEAGKKQFAGNKISGKTLGVIGLGAIGARIANDAYRLGMKVYGYDPYVSIETAWNISSHVKRVADIKTIFESCDYITIHVTLTDDIKEIFNKDAFKDMTKGTTIINFARAELVDNTALFDAIETDVVKRYITDFGTEDLLNKDHVTVFPHVGGSTQEAELNCAIMATQTIKRFLETGEITNAVNFPNVHQIQTAPYRITLINKNVPNIVAKISTAVSDLGINIDNIINRSKGNFAYTLLDLDEDDFSKIEALVKQFEDSDNIVRVRLIKK